Proteins from a single region of Sneathiella aquimaris:
- a CDS encoding ABC transporter permease has protein sequence MVSFLFKRLMQSVIVMFTVALIAFSMFRFVGDPINNMVGQDTSEQERIELRERLGLNDPVPIQFGNFILNAVQGDFGRSYKYQVPVSDLIFARMPATLELAFVSAILALAIGIPMGVYTALKRNGILSKFIMTLSLVGVSLPPFLIGILLILVFGVIFRWLPTFGRGDVIEFTTWSTGFLTASGLKSLILPSITLALFQMTLIMRLVRAEMLEVLRTDFVKFARARGLPDRLVNFKHALKNTLVPVITITGLQLGSLIAFAIITESVFQWPGMGLLFIQAIADVDIPIMAAYLVLIAFFFVLINMIVDVLYYAVDPRLRSDDE, from the coding sequence ATGGTCTCATTCCTTTTTAAGCGATTGATGCAGTCTGTCATTGTAATGTTTACAGTGGCACTCATCGCCTTTTCCATGTTTCGGTTTGTCGGTGACCCAATCAACAACATGGTGGGTCAGGATACTTCTGAACAGGAACGTATCGAACTTCGCGAACGGCTCGGTCTTAATGACCCTGTGCCTATTCAGTTTGGCAATTTCATTTTGAACGCAGTTCAAGGTGATTTTGGTCGGTCTTACAAATATCAGGTGCCTGTCAGCGACCTGATTTTCGCCCGTATGCCCGCAACGCTGGAGTTAGCATTCGTTTCAGCTATTCTCGCCCTTGCGATTGGTATTCCAATGGGTGTGTATACTGCGCTTAAGCGAAACGGGATCCTTTCAAAGTTTATTATGACCCTTTCCTTGGTTGGTGTGTCTTTGCCGCCTTTCCTTATTGGTATTCTTTTGATCCTGGTATTCGGTGTGATTTTTCGGTGGCTGCCGACATTTGGTCGCGGTGATGTCATTGAATTCACAACCTGGAGTACCGGTTTCCTGACAGCCTCTGGACTGAAATCACTTATTTTGCCGTCGATCACGCTTGCCCTGTTCCAGATGACATTGATTATGCGTTTGGTCCGGGCCGAAATGCTGGAAGTTTTGCGGACGGATTTTGTGAAGTTTGCCCGCGCACGCGGACTGCCCGATCGTCTGGTGAATTTCAAGCATGCGCTTAAAAATACACTGGTCCCCGTTATTACCATCACTGGTTTGCAGCTGGGTTCACTGATCGCGTTCGCTATTATTACAGAAAGCGTGTTTCAATGGCCGGGCATGGGGCTTCTATTCATTCAGGCTATTGCAGATGTGGATATTCCCATCATGGCAGCCTATCTGGTGTTGATTGCCTTCTTCTTCGTTCTGATCAATATGATCGTCGATGTTCTTTATTATGCCGTAGACCCACGTCTGCGTTCTGACGACGAGTAA
- a CDS encoding ABC transporter ATP-binding protein → MDLLNIEDLHIEFPSRRGTVEAVKGVSLLVRPGEVLGVVGESGAGKSTIGNAVIGLLEAPGRMSGGNVYLKGEQINNLSEEAKRKIRGRRIGMIFQDPLTSLDPLQTVEQQLVETIELHLQLGNEKSKERAVDLLRQVGIPNPEQRIKHYPHQFSGGMRQRVVIALALCAEPEVIIADEPTTALDVSIQAQILELMRKLCQEKQVGMLIITHDMGVIADITDRVAVMYRGNLVEEGTTEKILGDPDHPYTKSLISAVPRPDIRLKRFPMVDYIEKEEDRKKLLDISTHWLGQTRDFDAVSGSLVEVKDLVMTFVTKQAMLKKNRQTFNAVDGVSFDIKQGEVFGLVGESGSGKSTVARMISGLYKPAAGAIEFGGTDLTKIKSEKELDYYRRQMQMIFQDPFSSLNGRMRVLDIVAEPIRFHKLASSNREVEQIVMDLLDHVGLGAQAAVRFPHEFSGGQRQRISIARALATRPRFLICDEPTSALDVSIQAQILNLLKDLQEELGLTMLFISHDLPVIRQMCDRVGVMKTGQLVEIAETEALFKNPQAPYSQELLSLMPKLDKLSHKGLEVEST, encoded by the coding sequence ATGGATTTGTTAAACATTGAAGACCTCCACATCGAATTTCCAAGCCGCCGGGGAACTGTTGAGGCTGTAAAAGGCGTCAGTCTTCTGGTCCGCCCGGGTGAAGTCCTTGGTGTTGTCGGCGAGTCAGGTGCCGGAAAGTCAACGATTGGTAATGCGGTTATCGGTCTTCTGGAAGCACCTGGCAGAATGTCAGGCGGGAATGTTTACCTTAAAGGTGAACAGATTAACAACCTGTCGGAAGAAGCGAAGCGTAAGATCCGTGGTCGCCGTATCGGCATGATTTTTCAGGATCCCCTCACATCGCTGGATCCGCTGCAGACGGTCGAGCAGCAGCTCGTGGAAACTATTGAGCTTCACTTGCAGTTGGGCAACGAAAAATCAAAAGAACGGGCTGTTGATTTGTTACGTCAGGTTGGTATTCCCAATCCTGAACAGCGGATCAAACATTATCCGCATCAGTTTTCAGGGGGGATGCGCCAGCGCGTTGTGATTGCTTTGGCACTATGCGCTGAACCAGAAGTCATTATTGCAGACGAGCCGACCACTGCGTTGGACGTGTCCATTCAGGCCCAGATTCTTGAATTAATGCGTAAGCTTTGTCAGGAAAAACAGGTTGGCATGCTGATCATTACCCATGACATGGGTGTTATTGCAGATATTACAGACAGGGTTGCTGTGATGTATCGCGGTAACCTGGTGGAAGAGGGAACGACCGAGAAGATCCTCGGTGATCCAGACCATCCTTATACGAAAAGTCTGATTAGTGCGGTTCCGCGCCCAGACATCCGTCTGAAGCGTTTCCCGATGGTGGATTACATCGAGAAGGAAGAAGATCGTAAAAAGCTGCTGGACATTTCCACTCACTGGTTGGGTCAGACACGTGACTTTGATGCTGTTTCAGGATCACTTGTCGAGGTGAAAGATCTGGTCATGACATTTGTGACCAAACAGGCGATGTTGAAGAAAAACCGGCAAACTTTCAATGCTGTTGACGGTGTGTCTTTTGACATCAAGCAAGGCGAGGTTTTCGGACTTGTTGGCGAAAGCGGTAGTGGTAAATCGACCGTTGCCCGCATGATTTCGGGTTTATATAAGCCTGCGGCGGGCGCTATCGAGTTCGGCGGAACGGACCTGACAAAGATCAAGTCGGAAAAAGAACTGGATTACTATCGCCGTCAGATGCAGATGATTTTCCAGGACCCATTTTCTTCACTTAATGGCAGAATGCGGGTTCTGGATATTGTTGCCGAACCAATCCGTTTTCATAAGCTCGCCTCGTCCAATCGGGAAGTAGAGCAGATTGTTATGGATTTGCTTGACCATGTCGGGTTGGGCGCTCAGGCGGCCGTTCGTTTTCCACATGAGTTTTCAGGCGGTCAGCGTCAACGGATTTCAATTGCCCGGGCTCTGGCCACGCGGCCTCGTTTCCTGATCTGTGACGAGCCAACATCTGCATTGGACGTGTCCATTCAGGCCCAGATCCTTAACCTGCTGAAAGATCTTCAGGAAGAGCTGGGATTGACAATGCTGTTCATCAGTCATGATTTGCCTGTCATTCGCCAAATGTGTGATCGGGTTGGCGTGATGAAGACGGGACAACTTGTGGAGATTGCAGAGACTGAAGCTCTCTTTAAGAACCCACAGGCCCCTTATTCACAGGAATTGCTGTCGTTGATGCCGAAGCTGGATAAGCTTTCCCATAAAGGGCTTGAAGTTGAAAGCACTTGA
- a CDS encoding DMT family transporter → MEAWILITVCAAFFQNIRTALQKYLKGRLSTGGATYVRFIFGFPFALVYIVFLVKGSGYTLPTVNVEFTAYVIIGGLAQIIATALLVALFSLKNFAVGTTYSKTETVQAAIFGLVLLGDALSTAAVIAITISFVGIILISASGAHLTAKEVLLGWTGKPALYGLLSGGFFGVSAVAYRAGALALSGEDAFISAAMTLVCVLGFQTVVMTVYLVFFEKGQLQAVMKAWKVAIWVGVTGMAGSVGWFTAMAMQNAAYVRAVGQIELVFTFIISYFYFKEKTNKVEAAGILLIVFGILIFVLK, encoded by the coding sequence ATGGAAGCTTGGATACTGATAACGGTTTGTGCCGCGTTTTTTCAAAACATTCGGACGGCCTTACAGAAATATCTTAAAGGCCGGTTGAGTACAGGTGGCGCAACTTATGTCCGCTTTATTTTCGGTTTTCCCTTTGCACTTGTTTATATTGTTTTTCTTGTTAAAGGCAGCGGATATACGCTGCCAACTGTTAATGTAGAATTCACCGCATATGTGATCATTGGCGGCTTGGCACAGATCATTGCAACCGCCTTGCTTGTTGCCCTGTTCAGTTTGAAGAATTTTGCTGTTGGAACGACATATTCAAAAACAGAAACCGTACAGGCGGCTATTTTCGGACTGGTTCTGCTGGGCGATGCACTCAGCACCGCGGCTGTAATCGCAATCACCATTAGTTTTGTTGGAATAATACTGATCTCTGCGTCGGGTGCCCATCTGACAGCGAAGGAGGTGTTGCTGGGCTGGACGGGTAAACCCGCTTTATATGGCCTTTTGTCCGGTGGTTTCTTCGGTGTCTCTGCAGTGGCCTATCGGGCCGGTGCCCTGGCATTGTCCGGCGAGGATGCGTTTATCAGCGCTGCGATGACGCTGGTCTGTGTTCTGGGATTTCAAACGGTTGTCATGACAGTGTATCTGGTCTTCTTTGAAAAAGGGCAATTGCAGGCTGTCATGAAAGCCTGGAAAGTTGCAATTTGGGTCGGGGTTACCGGCATGGCCGGATCGGTTGGCTGGTTCACGGCAATGGCCATGCAAAATGCAGCTTATGTGCGTGCCGTTGGTCAAATTGAGTTGGTGTTCACATTTATTATTTCCTATTTTTATTTTAAAGAAAAAACGAATAAAGTCGAGGCGGCGGGTATCCTTTTGATCGTATTTGGTATTTTGATCTTCGTTCTCAAATAA
- the argE gene encoding acetylornithine deacetylase → MATQVTPIEMIEKLISFDTVSRNSNLDLIDYVADYLAEYGVKSQKIFNDEGTKANLLATVGPDVEGGIVLSGHTDVVPVDGQPWDTDPFTVVEKDGKLYGRGTSDMKSFSAIALSLVPEMLEKGIKKPIHFALSYDEEIGCLGSPRMIEEFVKQDKKPRAVVVGEPTMMDIVTAHKGIVGLKTKIVGKEAHSSLVEDGVSAVMTGARLVSFIADMMAENKEKADQNSAYAPSPGYTTLHVGVMNGGTAMNIISRECEFVWDIRYVSEDNPQDFIDRFNAYCENELLPAMKAVDPECSISTEVISSTPALAPEKEGEAEMLCKSITGKNDTLAVSYAAEAGQFQEAGFSTVICGPGSIGIAHQPNEYIELSQVKASEQFIHKLIDELAK, encoded by the coding sequence GTGGCTACCCAAGTAACGCCAATTGAGATGATTGAAAAGCTCATTAGCTTTGATACGGTTTCCCGCAATTCAAACCTCGATCTCATAGATTATGTCGCAGATTATCTGGCGGAATATGGCGTTAAATCCCAGAAGATTTTCAACGATGAAGGAACAAAAGCCAACCTTTTAGCGACTGTCGGGCCGGACGTTGAGGGCGGTATCGTTTTATCCGGGCACACGGATGTTGTACCTGTCGACGGCCAGCCTTGGGATACTGATCCGTTCACGGTTGTCGAAAAAGACGGAAAATTATACGGGCGCGGCACGTCTGATATGAAAAGCTTTTCTGCCATTGCGTTGTCTTTGGTGCCTGAAATGCTGGAAAAAGGGATTAAAAAGCCGATTCACTTCGCACTGTCATATGACGAAGAAATCGGCTGCCTCGGTTCACCTCGCATGATTGAAGAGTTTGTGAAGCAGGACAAGAAACCACGGGCCGTGGTTGTTGGCGAGCCCACCATGATGGATATTGTGACAGCGCACAAAGGGATCGTTGGGCTGAAAACCAAGATCGTTGGCAAAGAAGCGCATTCCAGTCTTGTCGAAGATGGTGTGAGTGCGGTGATGACAGGCGCGCGCCTTGTCAGCTTCATTGCCGATATGATGGCTGAAAATAAAGAAAAAGCCGATCAGAACAGCGCTTACGCGCCATCTCCGGGTTATACGACGTTGCATGTTGGTGTTATGAACGGCGGAACCGCAATGAACATTATTTCCCGCGAGTGTGAATTCGTCTGGGATATTCGCTATGTTTCGGAAGACAATCCTCAGGATTTCATTGACCGGTTCAATGCTTATTGTGAGAACGAATTGTTGCCTGCGATGAAAGCGGTGGATCCGGAATGTTCTATTTCCACCGAGGTCATTTCCTCAACACCAGCCTTGGCACCTGAAAAAGAAGGGGAAGCCGAGATGCTGTGTAAATCCATTACAGGAAAAAATGATACTTTGGCAGTTTCTTATGCTGCTGAAGCCGGACAATTCCAGGAAGCCGGATTCTCCACTGTTATTTGTGGACCGGGTTCGATCGGCATCGCTCATCAGCCAAATGAATATATTGAACTATCGCAGGTAAAAGCCTCTGAACAGTTTATTCATAAGCTGATTGACGAGTTGGCGAAGTAA
- a CDS encoding ABC transporter permease, whose amino-acid sequence MEKSVEKSRFERFLDSDVWHSFKSSPVAVCSSIVTLVIILGATFAPFLAPHDPFDLAVIDIMDSSLPPSWSEEGDPRFLLGTDDQGRDILSTIMHGARISLFVGFASVVFSMIIGITAGLVSGYVGGRTDAFIMRIADIQLSFPAILIALLIDGVARGIVPSEMHEDVAVYVLVFAIGISGWVQYARTVRGSTLVEKGKEYVQAARVIGIRPGTILRRHILPNVMGPVMVIATIHLAVAIITEATLSFLGVGVPPTTPSLGTMIRIGNEYLFSGEWWITIFPGAALVILVLAVNLLGDWLRDALNPKLR is encoded by the coding sequence ATGGAAAAATCAGTCGAAAAATCTCGCTTTGAGCGATTCCTGGACAGCGATGTCTGGCATAGTTTTAAATCCAGCCCTGTTGCTGTCTGTTCGTCGATCGTAACGCTCGTTATTATTCTGGGTGCAACTTTTGCCCCTTTTCTGGCGCCGCATGATCCGTTTGACCTTGCTGTTATCGATATTATGGATTCCAGCCTTCCCCCGTCATGGTCCGAAGAAGGGGACCCACGGTTTCTTCTTGGTACTGACGATCAGGGACGCGATATTCTTTCCACCATCATGCATGGTGCCCGGATTTCTTTATTCGTTGGCTTTGCCTCTGTTGTTTTCTCGATGATCATTGGTATTACAGCCGGTTTGGTAAGTGGATATGTCGGCGGACGAACGGACGCTTTTATTATGCGTATAGCTGATATCCAGCTTTCATTTCCTGCCATTCTCATTGCACTGTTGATTGACGGTGTTGCACGGGGCATCGTGCCGAGTGAGATGCACGAGGATGTTGCTGTGTATGTTCTGGTCTTTGCGATCGGGATTTCTGGCTGGGTGCAATACGCCCGGACGGTCCGTGGATCAACTCTTGTCGAAAAAGGCAAGGAATATGTGCAGGCGGCCCGCGTCATTGGTATTCGTCCCGGCACGATCTTGCGGCGGCATATTTTGCCGAATGTAATGGGGCCGGTTATGGTGATTGCAACCATCCATCTGGCTGTTGCGATTATTACGGAAGCAACACTTTCATTTCTGGGCGTGGGCGTACCGCCAACGACACCTTCCTTGGGGACGATGATCCGGATCGGGAATGAGTATCTGTTTTCTGGCGAATGGTGGATCACTATTTTCCCAGGGGCAGCATTGGTTATTTTGGTTTTGGCGGTGAATTTGCTGGGTGACTGGCTTCGTGACGCCCTGAACCCGAAATTGCGCTAA
- the betB gene encoding betaine-aldehyde dehydrogenase, protein MGNPAEIPLYINGQGVAALTEETFENINPATGEVLARVHRGGKQDVDIAVAAAQAAFETWSRMPGIERGRVLLRAADIMRKNRDELAMLEVLDTGKPISETPYADVDSAIDALEYFGGLAADIKGEHLDLGEGAFAYTIREPLGVCAGIGAWNYPLQIATWKSAPALAAGNSMIFKPSELTPTNAMRLAEIYSEAGVPDGVFNVVHGFGKTGHHLACHPGIAKVSFTGSVPTGRKVLEDAAGTVKHVTMELGGKSPLIIFDDAQLYNAVSAAMNANFYSQGEVCSNGTRVFVHEAVYEEFIALLKIRTEAMVIGDPRESSTQVGAMINPDHAAKVMEYIRLGIEEGAYLVTGGEKVTVPGCEEGAFISPAVFSATQDDMRICREEIFGPVMSVLSFRDEDEVIARANETEFGLAAGVFTQNLSLAHRVVRKLKAGSCWINNYNLTPVGVPFGGSKQSGIGRENCAAALDHFTELKSVYVELGDVECDY, encoded by the coding sequence ATGGGTAACCCAGCGGAAATTCCGCTTTATATCAACGGTCAGGGTGTTGCAGCGCTGACAGAAGAAACTTTTGAAAATATCAACCCCGCGACGGGTGAGGTTCTTGCCCGGGTACATCGGGGCGGTAAACAGGACGTCGATATTGCAGTCGCAGCGGCTCAGGCAGCCTTTGAAACCTGGTCCCGGATGCCCGGCATTGAGCGGGGGCGCGTGCTGCTTCGGGCCGCAGATATTATGCGCAAAAATCGCGATGAACTTGCCATGCTGGAAGTACTGGATACGGGAAAACCAATTTCAGAAACGCCTTATGCCGATGTAGATAGTGCCATCGATGCGCTGGAATATTTCGGCGGTCTTGCCGCCGATATAAAAGGCGAGCATTTGGATCTGGGGGAAGGTGCATTTGCTTATACAATTCGCGAACCACTGGGGGTTTGCGCAGGCATCGGCGCATGGAATTATCCTTTACAGATTGCGACCTGGAAATCTGCGCCTGCGCTTGCCGCGGGCAATTCAATGATATTCAAACCGTCCGAGCTAACCCCAACAAATGCGATGCGCCTGGCCGAAATTTATTCTGAGGCAGGAGTGCCCGACGGCGTGTTTAATGTGGTACATGGCTTTGGGAAAACCGGTCATCATTTGGCTTGCCATCCGGGTATTGCCAAGGTTTCCTTCACTGGGTCGGTGCCCACTGGACGCAAAGTACTTGAAGATGCGGCCGGAACAGTAAAGCATGTTACAATGGAATTGGGCGGTAAATCGCCCTTGATCATTTTTGATGATGCACAGCTTTACAACGCAGTTTCAGCGGCTATGAATGCCAACTTTTACAGTCAGGGCGAAGTGTGCTCCAACGGAACCCGCGTGTTTGTTCACGAGGCTGTCTATGAAGAATTTATCGCATTGCTTAAGATTCGAACCGAAGCCATGGTGATCGGTGATCCGCGCGAGTCATCAACGCAGGTGGGGGCAATGATCAATCCTGACCATGCGGCGAAGGTTATGGAATATATCCGATTGGGTATCGAGGAAGGGGCGTATCTGGTCACCGGCGGTGAAAAGGTGACTGTTCCCGGTTGCGAAGAGGGCGCCTTCATTTCGCCGGCTGTTTTTTCAGCCACCCAGGACGATATGCGGATTTGCCGGGAAGAGATTTTTGGTCCGGTCATGTCAGTTCTATCGTTTAGGGATGAAGACGAGGTGATCGCGCGGGCCAATGAAACCGAATTTGGTCTGGCAGCCGGTGTTTTTACCCAAAACCTGTCTTTGGCGCACAGGGTTGTGCGGAAGTTGAAAGCCGGAAGTTGCTGGATTAATAATTATAACCTGACACCGGTGGGTGTCCCATTTGGTGGCAGTAAACAATCCGGCATTGGTCGGGAAAACTGTGCCGCCGCACTAGACCATTTTACAGAATTGAAAAGCGTCTATGTCGAACTTGGCGATGTGGAATGCGATTACTGA
- a CDS encoding ABC transporter substrate-binding protein — protein sequence MKLRHGLMAAAAAAAIALAAPVAKAETFKYAFQGNLSSLDPQSLNETFLLVTLTNIYEGLVLYDDNLGVVPGLAESWETIEPTKWKFNLRKGVKFHNGNDFTAQDVVFTWKRALTEGSDQKVRASKIKNIEIVDDYTVIIETPAPNPILTADLVYIMIMDKEWAEANNALEATSASADNTSNFANLNANGTGPFKVVDHKADIKTTFERNDAYWQDIPSNVTKVEFTPIKEAATRVAALISGELDLVYPIPVQDWKRLDEAKGVKALAGPEARTIFLGMDQGRDELLYSNIKGKNPFKDIRVRQAFAHALNLDAIKKKVMRGAATPSGLMVAPQINGHVPELNTPYAYDPAKSKALLAEAGYPDGFEVTMDCPNNRYVNDEKICQAAVSMLAKVGVKVNLLAQPKSKYFGKVLATGGFDTSFYLLGWTPGTMDSENVLSSLLSCQNKETKTGLFNLGNYCNAKVDELTVKVGSETDQAKRNAMIKEAFQIVKDEVGYLPLHQQPLSWGVSDRVMVNQRADNGLDFRYVLVN from the coding sequence ATGAAATTGCGTCATGGATTAATGGCAGCGGCAGCTGCAGCAGCGATTGCGCTTGCTGCACCAGTTGCTAAAGCCGAAACATTCAAATATGCATTTCAGGGGAACCTGAGCTCGCTCGACCCGCAATCTTTGAACGAAACATTTTTGCTTGTCACACTGACAAACATCTATGAAGGCCTTGTCCTATATGATGACAATCTGGGCGTTGTGCCAGGATTGGCTGAGTCATGGGAAACAATCGAGCCAACAAAATGGAAATTCAACCTTCGCAAAGGCGTGAAATTCCATAACGGTAACGATTTCACTGCACAGGACGTTGTTTTCACATGGAAACGTGCGCTGACTGAAGGTTCTGACCAGAAAGTCCGTGCGTCTAAAATCAAAAACATTGAGATCGTTGATGATTATACAGTAATCATTGAAACGCCTGCGCCAAACCCAATTCTGACTGCTGATCTGGTTTATATCATGATCATGGACAAAGAATGGGCCGAAGCCAATAACGCTTTGGAAGCAACAAGTGCTTCAGCGGATAACACCAGCAATTTTGCAAACCTGAATGCCAATGGTACAGGTCCTTTCAAAGTTGTTGACCACAAAGCTGATATCAAAACGACATTTGAACGCAACGATGCTTATTGGCAGGACATTCCTTCCAACGTAACCAAAGTTGAATTCACACCAATTAAAGAAGCTGCTACTCGTGTTGCTGCTCTGATTTCTGGTGAGTTGGATCTGGTTTACCCAATTCCAGTACAGGATTGGAAACGTCTTGACGAAGCAAAAGGCGTGAAAGCGCTTGCTGGTCCAGAAGCCCGCACAATCTTCCTGGGTATGGATCAGGGCCGTGATGAGCTTCTGTATTCAAACATCAAAGGCAAAAACCCGTTCAAGGATATTCGTGTCCGTCAGGCATTTGCCCATGCATTGAACCTTGACGCGATCAAGAAAAAAGTGATGCGCGGTGCAGCGACGCCTTCTGGTCTGATGGTTGCCCCACAGATCAATGGTCATGTTCCTGAACTGAACACACCTTATGCATATGATCCTGCGAAATCAAAAGCGTTGCTTGCTGAAGCGGGTTACCCAGATGGTTTTGAAGTGACAATGGATTGCCCGAACAACCGCTATGTCAATGACGAGAAAATTTGTCAGGCAGCTGTTTCCATGCTGGCAAAAGTTGGTGTTAAAGTGAACCTTCTGGCTCAGCCAAAATCCAAGTATTTTGGTAAAGTTCTGGCAACAGGTGGCTTCGATACAAGCTTCTACCTGCTGGGTTGGACACCGGGTACAATGGACAGTGAAAACGTTCTGTCTTCATTGCTTTCCTGTCAGAATAAAGAAACCAAAACAGGTCTCTTTAATCTTGGTAACTACTGTAACGCAAAAGTGGACGAGCTAACTGTAAAAGTAGGTTCTGAAACGGATCAGGCAAAACGGAATGCCATGATCAAGGAAGCGTTCCAGATCGTTAAAGATGAAGTCGGCTACCTGCCTCTTCATCAGCAGCCTCTATCTTGGGGTGTGAGCGATCGTGTGATGGTAAATCAGCGCGCTGATAACGGACTTGACTTCCGTTATGTCCTCGTCAACTAA